One genomic segment of Amycolatopsis sp. Hca4 includes these proteins:
- a CDS encoding cold-shock protein has product MAVGTVKWFNSEKGYGFIESTEGPDVFVHYSAIQSEGFRTLDEGDRVEFEVQSGRDGRSQAADVRKVS; this is encoded by the coding sequence GTGGCTGTCGGCACCGTCAAATGGTTCAACTCGGAAAAGGGCTACGGGTTCATCGAATCCACGGAGGGGCCGGACGTGTTCGTCCACTATTCGGCCATCCAGTCCGAAGGATTCCGCACTCTGGACGAAGGCGACCGCGTCGAGTTCGAAGTGCAGTCGGGCCGCGACGGTCGTAGCCAGGCAGCCGACGTCCGAAAGGTTTCGTAA
- a CDS encoding o-succinylbenzoate synthase gives MKVYAIPLRTRFRGITVREGVLLHGPAGWGEFCPFADYSDAESVPWLRAALEAAETGWPAPVRDRIEVNTTVPVVEPAKAHELVRASGCRTAKVKVADPRVSLADDCARVEAVRDALGPGGAIRVDANTAWDVDTAVRALTDLDKAAGGLEYAEQPCPSIEDLAAVRRRVDVRIAADESIRRAEDPLKVAVAGAADIAVLKVAPLGGVRRALEVAEACGLPCVVSSAVETSVGLAAGLALAGALPSLEFACGLGTLSLLEGDVCESSLSPVDGYLPVLRSAPEPGAEYAALPGVSAAWEARLSRVRALS, from the coding sequence ATGAAGGTCTACGCGATCCCCCTGCGCACCCGGTTCCGCGGCATCACCGTCCGTGAGGGCGTGCTGCTGCACGGCCCGGCGGGCTGGGGCGAGTTCTGCCCGTTCGCCGACTACTCCGACGCCGAAAGCGTGCCGTGGCTGCGCGCCGCACTGGAGGCGGCCGAGACCGGCTGGCCCGCGCCGGTCCGCGACCGGATCGAGGTGAACACCACGGTGCCGGTGGTCGAGCCGGCGAAGGCGCACGAACTGGTCCGCGCCTCCGGCTGCCGGACGGCGAAGGTGAAGGTCGCCGACCCGCGCGTCTCCCTGGCCGACGACTGCGCGCGCGTGGAGGCGGTCCGTGACGCGCTCGGCCCCGGCGGAGCGATCCGCGTCGACGCGAACACGGCGTGGGACGTCGACACGGCGGTGCGCGCGCTCACGGACCTCGACAAGGCGGCGGGCGGGCTGGAGTACGCGGAGCAGCCGTGCCCGTCGATCGAGGACTTGGCCGCGGTCCGCCGCCGGGTCGACGTCCGGATCGCGGCCGACGAGTCGATCCGCCGCGCGGAGGACCCGCTCAAGGTGGCGGTCGCCGGAGCGGCGGACATCGCGGTCCTGAAGGTCGCCCCGCTCGGCGGCGTGCGGCGGGCGCTGGAGGTCGCCGAGGCGTGCGGGCTGCCGTGCGTGGTGTCGTCGGCGGTGGAGACGAGCGTGGGCCTGGCGGCCGGACTGGCACTGGCGGGCGCGCTGCCGTCACTGGAATTCGCTTGTGGACTCGGGACGCTTTCGTTGCTGGAGGGGGACGTCTGCGAGTCCTCACTGTCCCCTGTGGACGGATACCTGCCGGTCTTGCGCTCTGCCCCGGAACCCGGCGCGGAGTACGCGGCACTGCCCGGGGTTTCGGCGGCGTGGGAAGCCCGGCTGAGCCGGGTCCGCGCGCTGAGCTGA
- a CDS encoding nucleotidyltransferase domain-containing protein, translating into MKHDTPEFAAIAAQGTILRCQVGSGLHGTAVDGQDDRDEMGLCVEPAEYVSGLKRFEQYVFRTQPEGVRSGPGDLDLIVYSLRKWMRLALSGNPTVLLPLFVPANEIVAITELGHDLRANSGRIVSRQAGLRFAGYLRTQRARMLEGSLKVNRPELIAKYGFDTKYAMHMVRLGVQGVELLETGRMTLPIPEPWLSWLRDLRRGKHTQDEAIAAAAELEDRLDRLTRGASPLPEEPDRDWVNRWLVHAYAAA; encoded by the coding sequence ATGAAGCACGACACCCCCGAGTTCGCCGCGATCGCCGCGCAGGGCACCATCCTGCGGTGCCAGGTCGGGTCCGGGCTGCACGGGACCGCCGTCGACGGTCAGGACGACCGCGACGAAATGGGGCTGTGCGTCGAACCCGCCGAGTACGTCAGCGGGCTGAAGCGGTTCGAGCAGTACGTCTTCCGCACCCAGCCCGAAGGTGTGCGGTCCGGGCCTGGCGACCTCGACCTCATCGTCTACTCGCTGCGCAAGTGGATGCGCCTCGCGCTCAGCGGGAACCCCACCGTCCTGTTGCCGTTGTTCGTGCCCGCCAACGAGATCGTCGCGATCACCGAGCTCGGCCACGACCTGCGGGCCAACTCCGGCCGGATCGTCTCGCGGCAGGCCGGGCTGCGGTTCGCCGGGTACCTGCGGACGCAGCGCGCCCGGATGCTCGAAGGCTCGCTGAAGGTCAACCGGCCCGAACTCATCGCGAAGTACGGCTTCGACACGAAGTACGCGATGCACATGGTCCGTCTCGGGGTCCAGGGCGTCGAGCTGCTGGAGACCGGCCGGATGACGCTGCCGATCCCCGAACCGTGGCTGAGCTGGCTTCGCGACCTGCGGCGCGGGAAGCACACCCAGGACGAAGCCATCGCCGCGGCGGCCGAGCTGGAAGACCGGCTCGACCGGCTCACCCGAGGTGCGTCGCCGCTGCCGGAAGAGCCCGATCGGGACTGGGTGAACCGGTGGCTGGTGCACGCCTACGCCGCGGCTTGA
- a CDS encoding TIGR00266 family protein — translation MQVGIRQQPSFAVARLMLAPGEPCQVESGAMMATSYGVQVQSQAQGGIMKGLGRAFLSGESFFISTFTAPPNGGWVDVAANLPGDIQVITLDGRTGWAVTRGCWLASSHGVQTETKWGGMKNLMGGEGGFLTHATGQGQLLVSCYGAVETITLQQGEMMTIDTGHVVAYADTVQYQIRKVAQGIIQSMKSGEGLVFDFVGPGQIMTQTRNPSALISWIISHVPSR, via the coding sequence ATGCAGGTCGGAATCCGTCAACAGCCATCGTTCGCCGTCGCCCGGCTGATGCTGGCGCCCGGCGAGCCGTGCCAGGTCGAGTCCGGCGCGATGATGGCCACCAGCTACGGCGTGCAGGTCCAGTCGCAGGCGCAGGGCGGGATCATGAAGGGCCTCGGCCGCGCGTTCCTCTCCGGCGAGTCCTTCTTCATCTCCACCTTCACCGCCCCGCCGAACGGCGGCTGGGTCGACGTCGCGGCCAACCTGCCCGGCGACATCCAGGTGATCACCCTCGACGGCCGCACCGGCTGGGCCGTCACCCGCGGCTGCTGGCTCGCGTCGTCGCACGGCGTGCAGACCGAGACCAAGTGGGGCGGGATGAAGAACCTGATGGGCGGCGAGGGCGGCTTCCTGACCCACGCCACCGGTCAGGGCCAGCTGCTCGTCTCCTGCTACGGCGCGGTCGAGACCATCACGCTGCAGCAGGGCGAGATGATGACCATCGACACCGGGCACGTCGTCGCCTACGCCGACACCGTGCAGTACCAGATCCGGAAGGTGGCGCAGGGCATCATCCAGTCGATGAAGAGCGGTGAAGGGCTCGTCTTCGACTTCGTCGGCCCCGGCCAGATCATGACGCAGACGCGCAACCCGTCCGCGCTGATCAGCTGGATCATCTCCCACGTCCCGTCACGCTGA
- a CDS encoding helix-turn-helix transcriptional regulator has product MSDDIREIRDSKVLAAMSHQLRRRLLELLHLDGPATASVLAAKTGQAVGNVSHHMKVLAAAKLVEEAPELARDQRERWWKRSARTLRWAAADFPGDPVAEAAEVLVLDHQTAVAREWIANRETYPEEWRGAPFSIDTWVRLSREELDELNERIFLLISEFENRTEPGDGVERRPVFFAARASLGKP; this is encoded by the coding sequence ATGAGCGACGACATCCGGGAGATCCGGGATTCGAAGGTGCTGGCCGCCATGTCCCACCAGCTGCGGCGCCGGCTCCTGGAACTGCTCCACCTCGACGGCCCGGCCACGGCGTCGGTGCTCGCCGCGAAGACCGGGCAGGCGGTCGGCAACGTCAGCCACCACATGAAGGTGCTGGCCGCGGCGAAGCTGGTCGAGGAGGCCCCGGAACTGGCCCGTGACCAGCGGGAACGCTGGTGGAAGCGCAGCGCGAGGACCCTGCGCTGGGCCGCGGCGGACTTCCCCGGCGACCCGGTCGCCGAAGCGGCCGAGGTCCTGGTGCTCGACCACCAGACGGCGGTGGCCCGCGAATGGATCGCGAACCGGGAGACCTATCCCGAAGAGTGGCGCGGTGCGCCGTTCAGCATCGACACGTGGGTGCGCCTGTCGCGCGAGGAGCTCGACGAGCTCAACGAGCGGATCTTCCTGCTGATCAGCGAGTTCGAAAACCGCACCGAACCCGGCGACGGCGTCGAGCGCCGCCCGGTCTTCTTCGCCGCGCGAGCGTCGCTGGGCAAGCCGTGA
- the groL gene encoding chaperonin GroEL (60 kDa chaperone family; promotes refolding of misfolded polypeptides especially under stressful conditions; forms two stacked rings of heptamers to form a barrel-shaped 14mer; ends can be capped by GroES; misfolded proteins enter the barrel where they are refolded when GroES binds) produces the protein MAKLIAFDEDARRGLERGLNTLAEAVKVTLGPRGRNVVLEKKWGAPTITNDGVSIAKEIELEDPWEKIGAELVKEVAKKTDDVAGDGTTTATVLAQALVREGLRNVAAGADPISLKRGIEAAVEAVTEQLHKAAVQIETKEQIAATASISAADRTIGELIAEALDKVGKEGVVTVEESNTFGLELELTEGMRFDKGYISGYFVTDPERQEAELEDPYILLFGSKISTVKDVLPLLEKVIQSGKPLLIIAEDVEGEALATLIVNKMRGTFKSVAVKAPGFGDRRKAILQDIAILTGGQVISEDVGLKLENADLSLLGKARKAVITKDETTIVEGAGDADQIQGRVNQIRAEIENSDSDYDREKLQERLAKLAGGVAVIKAGAATEVELKERKHRIEDAVRNAKAAVEEGIVAGGGVALIQAAEAAFAGLKLEGDEATGANIVKVAVEAPLKQIAINAGLEGGVVVEKVKGLPQGHGLNAATGVYEDLLAAGVPDPTKVTRSALQNAASIAALFLTTEAVVADKPEKASAAPADPSGGMGGMDF, from the coding sequence ATGGCCAAACTGATCGCGTTCGACGAGGACGCCCGCCGCGGTCTCGAGCGCGGCTTGAACACCCTCGCCGAAGCCGTCAAGGTGACCCTCGGCCCGCGGGGCCGGAACGTCGTGCTCGAAAAGAAGTGGGGCGCGCCGACCATCACCAACGACGGTGTCTCCATCGCCAAGGAGATCGAGCTCGAGGACCCGTGGGAGAAGATCGGGGCCGAGCTCGTCAAGGAGGTCGCCAAGAAGACCGACGACGTCGCGGGTGACGGCACCACCACCGCCACCGTGCTCGCCCAGGCCCTCGTCCGCGAGGGGCTGCGCAACGTCGCCGCCGGCGCCGACCCCATCTCCCTCAAGCGTGGCATCGAGGCGGCCGTCGAGGCCGTCACCGAGCAGCTGCACAAGGCCGCCGTCCAGATCGAGACCAAGGAGCAGATCGCTGCTACCGCCTCGATCTCGGCCGCTGACCGCACCATCGGCGAGCTGATCGCCGAGGCGCTGGACAAGGTCGGCAAGGAAGGCGTCGTCACCGTCGAGGAGAGCAACACCTTCGGCCTCGAGCTCGAGCTCACCGAGGGCATGCGCTTCGACAAGGGCTACATCTCCGGTTACTTCGTGACCGACCCGGAGCGTCAGGAAGCCGAGCTCGAGGACCCGTACATCCTCCTCTTCGGCTCCAAGATCTCCACCGTCAAGGACGTGCTGCCGCTGCTGGAGAAGGTCATCCAGTCCGGCAAGCCGCTGCTGATCATCGCCGAGGACGTCGAGGGCGAGGCCCTGGCCACCCTCATCGTCAACAAGATGCGCGGCACCTTCAAGTCCGTCGCCGTCAAGGCCCCGGGCTTCGGTGACCGCCGCAAGGCGATCCTGCAGGACATCGCGATCCTGACCGGTGGCCAGGTCATCTCCGAGGACGTCGGCCTCAAGCTGGAGAACGCGGACCTGTCCCTGCTGGGCAAGGCCCGCAAGGCCGTCATCACCAAGGACGAGACGACCATCGTCGAGGGTGCGGGCGACGCCGACCAGATCCAGGGTCGCGTCAACCAGATCCGCGCCGAGATCGAGAACTCGGACTCGGACTACGACCGCGAGAAGCTGCAGGAGCGGCTCGCGAAGCTGGCCGGCGGCGTCGCCGTCATCAAGGCCGGTGCCGCGACCGAGGTCGAGCTCAAGGAGCGCAAGCACCGCATCGAGGACGCGGTGCGCAACGCGAAGGCCGCCGTGGAAGAGGGCATCGTCGCCGGTGGTGGCGTGGCCCTGATCCAGGCCGCCGAAGCCGCGTTCGCGGGCCTGAAGCTCGAGGGCGACGAGGCCACTGGCGCCAACATCGTCAAGGTGGCCGTCGAGGCCCCGCTCAAGCAGATCGCGATCAACGCCGGCCTCGAGGGCGGCGTCGTGGTGGAGAAGGTCAAGGGCCTGCCGCAGGGTCACGGCCTCAACGCCGCCACGGGTGTCTACGAGGACCTGCTCGCCGCCGGCGTGCCGGACCCGACGAAGGTCACCCGCTCCGCGCTGCAGAACGCCGCGTCCATCGCGGCGCTGTTCCTGACCACCGAGGCCGTCGTGGCGGACAAGCCGGAGAAGGCTTCGGCCGCTCCCGCCGACCCGTCCGGTGGCATGGGTGGCATGGACTTCTGA
- a CDS encoding AIM24 family protein: MRVQTRHTPVFGVARVLLDPGEAVRAAPETLLASRFGVTETPATRSGVRTGKSTVAVYTAPSDGGWIDFAPLRPGDVYPLEVGGGTGWSVHRDAVLVRPSSVRHDTGWVPLQQLFGADSGFLEHYSGTGPLVLAAPGPVDAFELGQGELVTVRPDYLLAYPDTIQCRLRALDPGGPQSLRTGEGLALDFAGPGTVLVHARNRRLSGS, from the coding sequence ATGCGCGTCCAGACCAGGCACACACCGGTCTTCGGCGTCGCCCGCGTCCTGCTGGACCCGGGCGAGGCCGTGCGTGCCGCGCCGGAAACCCTGCTGGCCAGCCGGTTCGGGGTCACCGAGACGCCGGCGACGCGCAGCGGTGTCCGGACCGGCAAGAGCACGGTCGCGGTCTACACCGCGCCCTCCGACGGTGGCTGGATCGACTTCGCGCCGCTGCGCCCCGGCGACGTCTACCCGCTCGAAGTGGGCGGCGGCACGGGCTGGTCGGTGCACCGGGACGCGGTGCTGGTGCGACCTTCGTCGGTCCGGCACGACACCGGGTGGGTGCCGCTGCAGCAGCTCTTCGGCGCCGACTCGGGTTTCCTCGAGCACTACAGCGGGACCGGGCCGCTCGTGCTGGCCGCACCGGGCCCGGTGGACGCGTTCGAGCTCGGCCAGGGCGAGCTGGTCACGGTCCGGCCGGACTACCTGCTGGCCTACCCGGACACCATCCAGTGCCGGTTGCGGGCGCTCGATCCGGGCGGGCCGCAGTCGCTGCGCACCGGCGAAGGGCTGGCGCTCGACTTCGCGGGCCCGGGTACCGTGCTCGTGCACGCGCGGAACAGACGCCTTTCGGGTTCGTGA
- a CDS encoding GlsB/YeaQ/YmgE family stress response membrane protein — MGFVAWVIFGAIVGWIANLVVGGRARQRLGCLVSVLVGVVGAALGGLFYRLATGQAKAFDFDFPSFGVAILGAVVLLAILRLASGLARRSDDRW; from the coding sequence ATGGGTTTCGTCGCATGGGTGATCTTCGGCGCCATCGTCGGCTGGATCGCCAACCTGGTCGTCGGCGGGCGGGCGCGGCAGCGGCTGGGTTGCCTGGTCAGCGTGCTCGTCGGGGTCGTCGGCGCGGCCTTGGGCGGGCTGTTCTACCGGCTCGCGACCGGCCAGGCGAAGGCGTTCGACTTCGACTTCCCCAGCTTCGGCGTGGCCATCCTCGGCGCCGTCGTGCTGCTGGCGATCCTGCGGCTCGCGAGCGGCCTGGCCCGGCGTTCGGACGACCGTTGGTAA
- a CDS encoding MFS transporter, whose amino-acid sequence MKGLWGNRDFRLLWTGETTSMLGSMVATTALPLVAVVTLQASTFQVALLTAVAWLPWLVIGLPVGAWVDRLPKRPVMVLCNTVSMAVFGSVPVVAAFGALSMPYLLAAALLGGVAKVFFTLAYRAYLPVLVGDGELLEGNAKLQGSESATQVAGPGLAGLLAQAFGPVSGILADAVSFGVSVLCVRAIRARETVVPAERSPLRSQIAEGLRFVAGDRYLRSLITFGAVSNLALTGYSAIQVVFLSRTLGTAPGLVGLVLALGASGGILGAAAAGRLAARLGAVRAWLLCEVVAAPMLLLGPLSGPGWGVVPYVLALFGVCAGVVAGNVLVTTFRQQYCPPELFSRVNSSMSIVNYGTIPLAGVLGGVLGEAIGIRETLWVAAGVSILSLPLLAPYRKLRDFPVRAAGRPPLPLPLPT is encoded by the coding sequence GTGAAGGGGCTCTGGGGGAACAGGGACTTCCGGCTGCTCTGGACCGGCGAGACCACCAGCATGCTCGGCAGCATGGTGGCGACCACGGCGTTGCCGCTGGTCGCGGTGGTCACGCTGCAGGCGAGCACCTTCCAGGTCGCCTTGCTGACGGCCGTGGCCTGGCTGCCGTGGCTGGTGATCGGCCTGCCGGTGGGTGCCTGGGTCGACCGGCTGCCGAAGCGCCCCGTCATGGTGCTCTGCAACACGGTGTCGATGGCCGTCTTCGGAAGCGTCCCGGTCGTCGCCGCGTTCGGTGCGCTGAGCATGCCGTACCTCCTGGCCGCCGCCCTGCTCGGCGGAGTCGCGAAGGTGTTCTTCACCCTTGCCTACCGCGCTTACCTGCCGGTGCTCGTCGGTGATGGCGAACTGCTCGAAGGCAACGCGAAGCTGCAGGGCAGCGAGTCCGCGACCCAGGTCGCCGGGCCGGGCCTGGCCGGGCTGCTGGCACAGGCGTTCGGCCCGGTCAGCGGCATCCTGGCGGACGCGGTCAGCTTCGGCGTCTCGGTCCTGTGCGTGCGGGCGATCCGGGCGCGCGAAACCGTCGTCCCCGCCGAGCGCTCGCCGCTGCGCAGCCAGATCGCCGAGGGACTCCGGTTCGTCGCGGGCGACCGGTACCTGCGGTCGCTGATCACCTTCGGCGCCGTCTCGAACCTCGCGCTCACCGGCTACAGCGCCATCCAGGTCGTGTTCCTGTCGCGGACGCTGGGCACCGCGCCCGGGCTCGTGGGGCTGGTACTGGCGCTGGGCGCGTCCGGCGGGATCCTCGGCGCGGCCGCGGCCGGACGGCTCGCCGCGCGCCTCGGCGCCGTGCGCGCGTGGCTGCTCTGCGAGGTCGTCGCGGCGCCGATGCTGCTGCTCGGGCCGCTGAGCGGGCCCGGCTGGGGCGTGGTCCCGTACGTGCTCGCGCTGTTCGGCGTGTGCGCCGGTGTCGTCGCCGGCAACGTGCTGGTCACGACGTTCCGGCAGCAATACTGCCCGCCCGAGCTGTTCAGCCGGGTCAACTCCAGCATGTCGATCGTCAACTACGGGACGATCCCGCTGGCCGGTGTCCTCGGCGGCGTGCTGGGCGAGGCGATCGGCATCCGCGAGACGCTCTGGGTGGCCGCGGGGGTTTCGATCCTGTCGCTGCCGCTGCTCGCGCCCTACCGGAAGCTGCGGGACTTCCCGGTCAGAGCAGCAGGACGTCCACCTCTTCCCCTTCCGCTGCCGACGTGA
- a CDS encoding PspC domain-containing protein has product MTNSVYTPETKKLRRSRSDKMLTGVCGGWATYLGVDANVLRIGLVAAVFLSVGIAIPIYVAAAILTPEEDS; this is encoded by the coding sequence ATGACGAACAGCGTGTACACCCCGGAAACCAAGAAGCTCCGCCGCAGCCGGAGCGACAAGATGCTCACCGGTGTCTGCGGTGGGTGGGCCACCTACCTCGGCGTCGATGCCAACGTCCTGCGGATCGGCCTCGTCGCCGCCGTTTTCCTCTCCGTCGGGATCGCCATTCCGATCTACGTCGCCGCCGCCATTCTGACGCCCGAAGAGGACTCCTGA
- the glp gene encoding gephyrin-like molybdotransferase Glp — translation MISVDDYRDRVAALLGTAPATSLPLAAAAGLVLAGDVRAGVSLPPFDNSAMDGYAVRAADVAEAPVTLPVADDIPAGRVDIRPLEPGTAHRIMTGAPLPPGADAVVMVEDTDGGTETVTISASAREGAHIRHTGEDVVEGTVALPAGTVLGHSQLGLAAAVGLAEVRVHRPLRVVVASTGTELIDAPAPLRHGQIYESNSVMLAAAIRGLGCEVEVVRSVVDDVEEFRKVIEPKLADADLLVTSGGVSAGAYEVVKDALTGQGVEFAKIAMQPGGPQGSGRWHGVPVVALPGNPVSVLVSFEAFLRPALLTAMGHTDVSRRRVRARLTEAMTSPAGRRQYRRGVFTPSDGEVTGVVGPRGGPGSHLLAAFTQANCLIVLPEDVTSAAEGEEVDVLLL, via the coding sequence GTGATCTCCGTCGACGACTACCGCGACCGCGTCGCCGCGCTCCTCGGCACGGCCCCCGCGACCAGCTTGCCCCTCGCCGCCGCGGCCGGCCTCGTGCTGGCCGGAGACGTGCGCGCCGGCGTCTCGCTGCCGCCCTTCGACAACTCCGCGATGGACGGCTACGCGGTCCGCGCCGCCGACGTCGCCGAAGCCCCGGTGACGCTGCCGGTGGCCGACGACATCCCGGCGGGCCGGGTCGACATCCGGCCGCTGGAACCCGGCACCGCGCACCGGATCATGACCGGCGCGCCGCTGCCGCCGGGCGCGGACGCCGTCGTGATGGTCGAGGACACCGACGGCGGAACGGAGACCGTGACGATCTCGGCGTCCGCCCGCGAAGGCGCGCACATCCGGCACACCGGCGAGGACGTCGTCGAGGGCACCGTCGCCCTGCCCGCGGGCACCGTGCTCGGCCACTCCCAGCTGGGCCTCGCGGCCGCGGTCGGGCTGGCCGAGGTGCGGGTGCACCGGCCGCTGCGGGTGGTGGTCGCCTCGACCGGCACCGAGCTGATCGACGCGCCCGCCCCGCTGCGCCACGGCCAGATCTACGAGTCCAACAGCGTGATGCTCGCCGCGGCGATCCGCGGCCTCGGCTGCGAGGTCGAGGTCGTCCGCAGCGTCGTCGACGACGTCGAGGAGTTCCGGAAGGTCATCGAGCCGAAGCTGGCCGATGCCGACCTGCTGGTCACCTCCGGCGGGGTCAGCGCGGGCGCGTACGAAGTGGTGAAGGACGCGCTGACCGGCCAGGGTGTCGAGTTCGCGAAGATCGCCATGCAGCCGGGCGGCCCGCAGGGCAGCGGGCGCTGGCACGGCGTGCCGGTGGTGGCGCTGCCCGGCAACCCGGTCAGCGTGCTGGTGTCGTTCGAGGCGTTCCTGCGCCCGGCGCTGCTGACCGCCATGGGCCACACCGACGTCTCGCGACGGCGGGTGCGGGCCCGGCTGACCGAGGCGATGACCTCGCCCGCCGGGCGCCGCCAGTACCGCCGGGGCGTGTTCACCCCGTCCGACGGGGAGGTCACCGGGGTCGTCGGGCCGCGCGGCGGGCCGGGCTCGCACCTGCTGGCCGCGTTCACCCAGGCCAACTGCCTGATCGTGCTCCCGGAGGACGTCACGTCGGCAGCGGAAGGGGAAGAGGTGGACGTCCTGCTGCTCTGA
- a CDS encoding serine/threonine-protein kinase, translating to MTGDVSGDLTGRRLGNYRIDGVLGKGGMSVTYKATDVRLGRKVALKVIGDHLGTDAEFRERFVDEARNTSAIDHANVVPLYDFGELDGMLYIAMRMVDGGDLAGLISGGPIAPARALTMLDQVADALDTLHNRGLVHLDVKPANVLVTKKETSREHVYVADFGLTRRGATGHRTRGGDFLGSPTYAAPEHLRGEPLDGRTDQYALTCVLYACLTGSPPFKGDVPTVIKGHLNGEPPSISRVVALPPSIDEVIRRGMAKNPADRYPSCVEMVAAARRALGPLATSDTPPGPPGSHSGGIPAPQRAGQVQQGPHQNSAPQGEGAPVHPYGGQQQPGYGQGPHGPGGPPPQGPPPGYGYPQQGAPQGPPGMPQGMPPQGPPPGYGYPQQQGVPGMPPPGYGQDPMRLRPPMPAGGAGAFEQPKSGGGKKWIFLVLGLVVVAGLIVGAIFLFGDSGSGGGSQTPAPNIPVGPGDSQSNSPSSLNAPPTSISIKPSS from the coding sequence GTGACAGGCGATGTGTCGGGGGACCTCACCGGTCGCCGGCTGGGCAACTACCGCATCGACGGGGTGCTCGGCAAGGGCGGCATGAGCGTGACCTACAAGGCCACGGACGTGCGGCTCGGCCGCAAGGTGGCCCTGAAGGTCATCGGTGACCACCTCGGGACCGACGCCGAGTTCCGCGAGCGGTTCGTCGACGAGGCGCGCAACACCTCGGCGATCGACCACGCCAACGTCGTGCCGCTGTACGACTTCGGCGAACTCGACGGCATGCTCTACATCGCCATGCGGATGGTCGACGGCGGCGATCTCGCCGGGTTGATCTCCGGGGGCCCGATCGCGCCCGCGCGTGCGCTGACGATGCTCGACCAGGTCGCCGACGCCCTCGACACCCTGCACAACCGCGGTCTGGTCCACCTCGACGTCAAGCCGGCGAACGTGCTGGTGACGAAGAAGGAGACCTCGCGCGAGCACGTGTACGTCGCCGACTTCGGGCTGACCCGGCGCGGCGCGACCGGCCACCGGACGCGCGGCGGCGACTTCCTCGGCTCGCCGACGTACGCGGCTCCCGAGCACCTGCGCGGGGAGCCGCTGGACGGGCGCACCGACCAGTACGCGCTGACGTGCGTCCTCTACGCCTGCCTCACCGGCAGCCCGCCGTTCAAGGGTGACGTCCCGACGGTGATCAAGGGCCACCTCAACGGCGAGCCGCCGTCGATCTCCCGCGTCGTCGCGCTGCCGCCGTCGATCGACGAGGTGATCCGGCGCGGCATGGCCAAGAACCCGGCCGACCGCTACCCCAGCTGCGTCGAGATGGTGGCGGCCGCGCGCCGCGCGCTCGGCCCGCTGGCGACGTCGGACACCCCACCGGGCCCGCCGGGGTCCCATTCGGGCGGAATCCCCGCGCCGCAGCGTGCTGGTCAGGTACAACAGGGGCCGCACCAGAACAGCGCACCGCAGGGAGAGGGGGCCCCCGTGCACCCGTACGGAGGACAGCAGCAGCCCGGTTACGGGCAGGGGCCGCACGGGCCGGGTGGCCCGCCGCCCCAGGGCCCGCCGCCCGGCTACGGCTACCCCCAGCAGGGCGCTCCGCAGGGCCCGCCCGGGATGCCGCAGGGCATGCCGCCGCAGGGCCCGCCCCCGGGGTACGGCTACCCGCAGCAGCAGGGCGTGCCGGGCATGCCCCCGCCGGGCTACGGCCAGGACCCGATGCGGCTGCGCCCGCCGATGCCCGCGGGCGGCGCCGGCGCGTTCGAGCAGCCGAAGAGCGGCGGCGGCAAGAAGTGGATCTTCCTCGTGCTCGGCCTGGTGGTCGTGGCGGGTTTGATCGTGGGAGCGATCTTCCTCTTCGGCGACAGCGGCAGCGGTGGTGGCAGCCAGACTCCCGCGCCGAACATCCCGGTCGGGCCGGGTGACTCGCAGAGCAACAGCCCCTCGTCGCTGAACGCGCCGCCGACGTCGATCAGCATCAAGCCGAGCTCCTGA